The window AAGTCAGAAGAAAAACCTTGGTGATATTTCACGTCACCAGCACTTGAATGGTCTTTATGTTTGCCAGCAAACTCATCAAATAGTTCTGCTGGTTTTTTACCTAAGATATTAATTAATACGTTAAGACGACCACGGTGAGCCATACCTAATACGACTTCACGTGTATCTTGTTTACCCGCATGGTGAATCAAATCTTTCAGCATTGGGATCAGTGAATCACCACCTTCCAATGAGAAACGTTTTGCACCTGGGAATTTTGCGCCTAAATAGCGCTCTAGCCCTTCTGCTGCTGTTAGCTCAGCCAAGAAGCGACGTTTTTCTTCTTTAGAGAATTGCTCAGCGACATTCACTGATTCAAGGCGTTGCTGAATCCAACGTTTTTCCTCAGTATTAGTGATATGCATATATTCCGCACCGATAGAACCGCAATAAATGCGTTTCAGCGCGTCATACAAATCGCTCAGTTTCATGGTCTCTTTGCCAATTGCAAAAGAACCCACATTGAATGTTTCGTCAAAATCTTCTTTCGTTAGATTATGGAATGCTGGATCTAAATCTGGAACAGATTCACGTTTCCATAGACCTAATGGATCAAGATTTGCGTTTTGATGTCCGCGGAAGCGGAATGCGTTAATCAGCTGCAAAACTTTCACTTGTTTTGCATCGATTGCAGGATCGCTAACAGAGGTATGATAACGAGTCGAGTCTTTTGCTAAGCGACGGAAATAATCGCGTGCTTGTGAGTGGAATTGCTCAGCGTTGGTGCCTGCTCCAGGCAGTTGCTGGAAGATTTCTCTCCAGCCAGCATCAACAGAATTGGGGTCAGTTAGATAATCTTCATAGAGCTGTTCTATGTAAGTCTGGTTCGCGCCTGCCAGAAAGCTCGAATCCAGCCAGTCCTTCATTACGCCGTTCTGCATTGTGATCCCTTAAGCTTTGATAGCTTTAGTTTTCGCCGTGGTTAACTAATTGCCGCGTTTAGGCGGCCTCGATAAAGGTTCTTCTGGACGTGCTTTATGCATGTTCTCACTTTGGGTTTCCCTTTATCACTCCGGGCTCCCCTTCTAAGGAACCTTTAAAAACTGTCTGCAGTTTTTAAAGGCCCCTCGAGTCAGCTCGCGTCTTCATCATTTGCAGTTTGGCTTATTACTTTCACTTTTTTGCTTTTACTTTGTTACTATTCAACAGCCTGCGGCACTTAGGTGCCGCAGGTAATCACCGGTTTTATGCACTATGTTTTAGTAACATAGATTTAATATGACCGATAGCTTTCGTTGGATTTAGTCCTTTAGGGCATACATTGACACAATTCATGATGCTATGACAGCGGAAAACACTAAAAGCGTCGTTCAGATCATCTAATCGAGCATCTGTTTCAGTATCTCTACTATCAATTAAGAATCTGTATGCGGCTAAAAGACCTGCCGGACCAATAAATTTGTCGGGATTCCACCAGAAAGATGGGCAAGACGTTGAGCAACATGCACACAGAATACACTCATATAACCCATCGAGTTTTTCACGTTGTGCCGGCGACTGTAAATTCTCACGCGCTGGTGGATTCTTATTATCATTAATCAGATAAGGACGAATTTTTTCGTATTGAGTATAGAACTGGCTCATGTCAATAATCAGGTCACGAATCACGGGTAGACCTGGTAATGGACGAATAACAATTTTCTTCCCACCACGAATTAAAGCAGACAGTGGTGTGATACAAGCCAAGCCATTTTTACCATTCATGTTCAGACCGTCAGAGCCACATACCCCCTCACGGCAAGAACGACGGAATGATAAAGTGGGATCTTTTTCTTTCAGTTGGATCAACGCATCTAGCAACATCATGTCACGCCCTTCAGGAACCTCGAGCGTGTAATCCTGCATACGTGGTGCGTTATCTACATCCGGATTATAGCGATAAATCGAAAATTCAAGTTTCATAGTTCATTTCTCCGCAACTGGATTAACACCACGCATTAATAGGTACGTACTTTCGGCGGGAAGGCTTCACGCAACTTAGGTTGCATGTTGACTTCTCGGCGGGTCATCGTTTCAGATTGCGGTAAATACAATGAGTGACATAGCCAGTTAGCATCGTCACGATCTGGGTAGTCGAAACGGCTATGTGCACCGCGGCTTTCTGTACGGAAATTCGCTGCCTGCGCTGTTGCATAAGCCGTTTCCATCAAGTTATCCAGCTCTAAACATTCAATACGCTGTGTATTAAACTCGGTAGAGGTGTCGTCAAGACGAGCATTTTGCAGACGTTCACGAATCACTTTCAGCTCTTCCAAACCTTTCGCCATTGCATCACCTTCACGGAATACCGAGAAGTTGTGTTGCATGCAGGTTTGCAGTGCTTTACGGATTTCAACAGGATCTTCACCTGTACGCGCATTTTCCCAACGGTTAAAGCGAGTCATGGCAGCATCAATATCCGATTCAGATGCATCACGCATTGAACCTTGCTCCATCAGAGACTCTTTCAAGTGGAGACCCGCTGAACGACCAAATACCACTAAGTCAAGCAGTGAGTTACCACCGAGGCGGTTTGCACCATGTACAGATACACAAGCAATTTCACCCACAGCAAATAGACCTGGAATAACCTCGTCTTCGCCTTTTTCGTTATAACGAATTGCTTGACCTGTTACTTTAGTTGGGATCCCCCCCATCATGTAGTGACATGTTGGAATAACTGGGATTGGCTCTTTAATTGGGTCAACGTGAGCAAAGGTACGAGATAATTCAAGGATACCCGGTAGACGTGATTCCAGAACTTCTTTACCTAAGTGATCTAATTTCAGCTTAGCATGCGGGCCCCATGGACCATCACAACCACGGCCTTCACGGATCTCAATCATAATTGAACGAGCAACAACGTCACGACCAGCAAGGTCTTTCGCGTTAGGCGCATAACGTTCCATGAAACGTTCGCCATCTTTGTTCAATAGATATCCACCTTCACCACGGCAACCTTCCGTTACAAGTACACCTGCACCAGCAATACCTGTAGGATGGAACTGCCACATTTCCATATCTTGCAATGGAACACCAGCACGGGCAGCCATACCAACACCATCACCAGTATTGATGTGCGCGTTAGTGGTTGATTGATAAATACGACCTGCTCCACCTGTCGCTAAAATAGTCGCTTTAGCTTTGAAGTAAACCAGTTCGCCTGTTTCCATACAAATTGCAGTACAACCAACGACATCACCATCCTGATTTTTAACTAAATCAAGGGCATACCATTCAGAGAAAATGGTTGTGTGATTTTTTAGGTTTTGTTGATACAAGGTATGTAACAGTGCGTGGCCAGTACGGTCAGCAGCGGCGGCAGTACGCGCTGCCTGTTCACCACCAAAGTTCTTCGATTGGCCACCAAATGGACGCTGATAGATTCGCCCGTCATCAAGACGAGAGAATGGCAGCCCCATATGTTCTAATTCGAGGATCGCCTCTGGACCCGTTTTACACATATACTCGATTGCGTCTTGGTCACCGATATAGTCAGACCCTTTAACAGTATCGTACATGTGCCACTCCCAGTTATCTGGATGAGTGTTACCTAGTGCAACTGTGATCCCACCTTGCGCTGACACCGTATGAGAACGGGTTGGGAAAACTTTTGACAACAAAGCACAAGATAGGCCAAGTTGTGAAATTTGTAGTGCAGCACGCATACCAGCGCCACCAGCACCAATAACAATAGCGTCAAATTCTCTTATTGGCAGATTCATTTATGCACCCCACACCACAATTGTTCCGTAAATTAAGTAAGCCAGCAGAGCAACAACAATCACAAGTTGCAGCACTAAACGTAATGCTAGTGGCTTAACATAGTCAGTCAGTACTTGCCATAAACCAATCCAGGCATGTACTAAAATCGAGAACAATGTGAGGACTGTGAATACTTTTGTCACAGAAGAGGCAAAGAAACCACGCCATGTTTCATAGGTGATGTCATTAATGGCAATAAAGCCAACGAGATACAACACGTAGAGTACGATAACAATCGCAGAACCACGGATTAACAGCCAGTCCTGAATACCAGTACGGCCTAAAGCTGAAGCATTACTTACCATACTAATATCCCCGCCAGAATTGCCAGAATGACCGTAATAACAAACGTAATTTTTGCAGATGAATTGCCTGCAACAAGCGTTTCATCAATACAGCCGAAATCCATTAACATGTGACGAATACCCCCACAAATGTGGTACGCCAATGCCGTTAGAATTCCCCAAAGAATGAACTTAGCAAAAAAGCCAGTCATTATTTCGGATGCATATTGAAAACCTTCTGGAGAGGAGAGAGATGTCCCTAACAACCAAAGCAGAATACCTACTGCGATGAAAGTGATGACGCCAGAGACACGGTGCAAGATCGAAGAGATCGCAGTGATCGGGAAGTGTATCGTCTGCAGATCAAGGTTGACAGGTCTTTGTTTTTTCACAATTTTGCCCACACAGCTCTTTATTATTTTCCTTCCTCCGGACCTGGGGCGGAAACTGACAGCGACAGGGGTACAAAATGCAACTTAAGCTAAACGCTAATCCATCATGTTCAAATAGAGTTGCATACTGATTACGCTGGAACTCCTACATCAGGGTAATCCGGAGACCTGCCGTCAGTATAAAGTCTTCACATTGCTATTACAATTCCCACACAAAATGTTTGGTGACATTTAGCCCGAACAGTGAGAGGGATCACGATTTAAACATTTTATATAAATGTGCTTATCTTATTTGACAATGATTCAACATTTATCTTACATATATGGCTGGTAGAATTATTTGAACGTCGCCAGTATCTCAACCGGCGTAAAAAAACAAAAGTTATGAAATTCGTTTCCCTTACTAAAAATAATGATATTGTAGGGAAAACAACAAAAAGAACATAACATCTACACACTCGTAAACAACCTAAAAAAACATTGTCGTCGGTCGTACGGTTTCAGAATTTAATGTGATAGCTAGCTGATTTCCACAACACACCGGTAGAACAATGCGCAAAGACACAGTATAACGCTGGGTTCTGGTTGTTGGGTGTTGATTATCAAGCGCTAAGGAGACCGTAAATGGCTGATAACAAAGCTAAGCTAACGACTGAGAGTGCAAGTACAATTGAACTAGACATTCTATCCCCAACTCTCGGTCAAGACGTTATCGATGTCCGAACTTTAGGTTCAAAAGGGTATTACACTTACGACCCTGGATTTACTTCTACTGCTTCATGTGAATCAAAAATCACGTATATCGACGGTGATAAAGGTATTCTGCTACACCGCGGTTTTCCAATTGACCAATTGGCAACCGAAGCCTCTTACCTTGAAGTCTGCTATATCCTGCTCTACGGCGAAGCACCTACTCAAGAACAATATGAAACATTCAAAAACACGGTCACTCGCCATACCATGATCCATGAGCAGATCACTCGCATGCTGACGGGTTTCCGTCGTGACTCACACCCTATGGCTGTTTTATGCGGCGTTACGGGTGCATTAGCCGCTTTCTACCATGATGCTCTGGATGTTAATAATCCGCGCCATCGTGAAATCACGGCTTATCGCCTGCTGTCTAAAATGCCTACCGTTGCGGCGATGTGCTACAAGTATTCAATCGGCCAACCTTTTGTTTATCCACGTAATGACCTGTCGTATGCAGGTAATTTCTTGTACATGATGTTCTCAACACCTTGTGAAGATTATGTGGTTAACCCAGTGCTTGAGCGCGCGATGGATCGTATTTTAATCCTGCACGCTGATCACGAACAAAATGCCTCTACCTCAACGGTACGTACTGCGGGTTCTTCCGGCGCTAACCCATTCGCTTGTATCGCTGCGGGTATTGCCTCTCTATGGGGACCAGCTCATGGTGGTGCTAACGAAGCTTGCTTGCGTATGTTGGAAGAAATTCAAACTGTTGAGCACATTCCTGCCTTTATCGAACGTGCGAAAGACAAAAATGATTCTTTCCGCTTGATGGGCTTTGGTCACCGTGTGTACAAAAACCACGACCCACGTGCAACCGTGATGCGTGAGACCTGCCATGAAGTTCTTAATGAGCTAGGCCTCAATGACAGCTTGCTTGAAGTGGCCATGGAACTGGAACGTATCGCACTGAACGACCCGTATTTCATTGAGAAAAAACTGTACCCGAATGTTGACTTCTATTCAGGTATCATCTTGAAAGCAATGGGTATTCCTTCATCTATGTTCACCGTTATCTTTGCAATTGCCCGTACTATCGGATGGATTGCCCATTGGAACGAAATGCATGATGACGGACTGAAAATCGCGCGCCCTCGTCAGCTATACACGGGTTATGGCAAACGTGATTTTAATTCGAACCTAAAGGCTAAATAATTCAAAGGGCAGCTAAGCGATCATTGCATGCGCAACGATACACAGGCACTAGCATGTGAATTCGTGTAAACAGATAAAATCGCCAATGCAGCCACTTGAAATATAAAGAATTAGTCAAAAATAATATTCTAACTAAATAACAAGATACAACCCTACATACCAAAGCCCCATTTTCGGGGCTTTTCTATTTTTTATCCGCAAGGTGCTGATATTCTTTTGGGGTAACACCACTCATTTTTCGAAAGAAACTAATGAAAGCACTATCACTACTCAATCCCAGCTCTTGAGTAATAAAAGAGTAAGTTTTCCCTTGCGCTAATAGCTCAACCGCCTTGATAAAACGCCATTGTTGCCTCCATGCCTGATAACTCATTCCTGTTTCGTGTAAAAATAGACGAGTAATGGTTTTTTCACTCGCGCCTATTGTTTTAGCCAGTTCCATCAAGGGCGGAGGAAGTTGTTCCATGTTTAAATTTTTCATACGACGATCTTGCGGTATCGCTAGTAGCATTGGCTCTTTGCTAGCATGTTGTAATTCATCAATAAACACGGGTAATAAATTAGCAAGCCTTCCCTGCTGCCAATTGCTATCAAATGGAGCCACTGCGATACGCTCAAGTAATTCCCTTAATAATGCGGTTACCGTTAAAATCATCACCTCATCACCTACTTGATGAGCAATTTGTTGGTTCAAATACACTGAACGATAGCCAACCGAAGCCCTCATTTGTGCTCGATGGACAATATTTGCGGGGATCCACGCCACTCGTCCTGGCGGTAATAACGATAAACGATTTTCTAATGAAATAAGAATACAACCTTGCTGAGTGAACAGTAATTGCCCCATGTTGTGAGAATGAAATCCCGAATCATGCCGACCCATTTCTGCTGCAATACCCAAGATAGGCGCCTGATACCAATGGGTTTCAAATTTATCATGCTGATTAAGCCAAGCCATAACATGTCCTATTTTTGATATTTATTGTCTTTATTATTGTAATAAGACAGCGAAAATACAATTAAACTGCCCGCCATTAGTGACAACTATAGGATTATTAACATGAAACATCCTCTTTCATTATGGCTGGCTGTGGCCTTAATGATGTTTCCACAAATCGTAGAGACCATTTACAGCCCCGCATTGACCAGTATTGCCATTGCATTTCAGGTTAATGCCGAACAAGCTTCACAAACGCTTTCATTCTATTTCTTTGCGTTTGCATTAGGCGTGATATTTTGGGGAAGAATGTGTGACAC of the Providencia stuartii genome contains:
- the sdhD gene encoding succinate dehydrogenase membrane anchor subunit codes for the protein MVSNASALGRTGIQDWLLIRGSAIVIVLYVLYLVGFIAINDITYETWRGFFASSVTKVFTVLTLFSILVHAWIGLWQVLTDYVKPLALRLVLQLVIVVALLAYLIYGTIVVWGA
- the sdhA gene encoding succinate dehydrogenase flavoprotein subunit, with protein sequence MNLPIREFDAIVIGAGGAGMRAALQISQLGLSCALLSKVFPTRSHTVSAQGGITVALGNTHPDNWEWHMYDTVKGSDYIGDQDAIEYMCKTGPEAILELEHMGLPFSRLDDGRIYQRPFGGQSKNFGGEQAARTAAAADRTGHALLHTLYQQNLKNHTTIFSEWYALDLVKNQDGDVVGCTAICMETGELVYFKAKATILATGGAGRIYQSTTNAHINTGDGVGMAARAGVPLQDMEMWQFHPTGIAGAGVLVTEGCRGEGGYLLNKDGERFMERYAPNAKDLAGRDVVARSIMIEIREGRGCDGPWGPHAKLKLDHLGKEVLESRLPGILELSRTFAHVDPIKEPIPVIPTCHYMMGGIPTKVTGQAIRYNEKGEDEVIPGLFAVGEIACVSVHGANRLGGNSLLDLVVFGRSAGLHLKESLMEQGSMRDASESDIDAAMTRFNRWENARTGEDPVEIRKALQTCMQHNFSVFREGDAMAKGLEELKVIRERLQNARLDDTSTEFNTQRIECLELDNLMETAYATAQAANFRTESRGAHSRFDYPDRDDANWLCHSLYLPQSETMTRREVNMQPKLREAFPPKVRTY
- the sdhC gene encoding succinate dehydrogenase cytochrome b556 subunit, whose protein sequence is MGKIVKKQRPVNLDLQTIHFPITAISSILHRVSGVITFIAVGILLWLLGTSLSSPEGFQYASEIMTGFFAKFILWGILTALAYHICGGIRHMLMDFGCIDETLVAGNSSAKITFVITVILAILAGILVW
- a CDS encoding citrate synthase is translated as MADNKAKLTTESASTIELDILSPTLGQDVIDVRTLGSKGYYTYDPGFTSTASCESKITYIDGDKGILLHRGFPIDQLATEASYLEVCYILLYGEAPTQEQYETFKNTVTRHTMIHEQITRMLTGFRRDSHPMAVLCGVTGALAAFYHDALDVNNPRHREITAYRLLSKMPTVAAMCYKYSIGQPFVYPRNDLSYAGNFLYMMFSTPCEDYVVNPVLERAMDRILILHADHEQNASTSTVRTAGSSGANPFACIAAGIASLWGPAHGGANEACLRMLEEIQTVEHIPAFIERAKDKNDSFRLMGFGHRVYKNHDPRATVMRETCHEVLNELGLNDSLLEVAMELERIALNDPYFIEKKLYPNVDFYSGIILKAMGIPSSMFTVIFAIARTIGWIAHWNEMHDDGLKIARPRQLYTGYGKRDFNSNLKAK
- a CDS encoding AraC family transcriptional regulator; translation: MAWLNQHDKFETHWYQAPILGIAAEMGRHDSGFHSHNMGQLLFTQQGCILISLENRLSLLPPGRVAWIPANIVHRAQMRASVGYRSVYLNQQIAHQVGDEVMILTVTALLRELLERIAVAPFDSNWQQGRLANLLPVFIDELQHASKEPMLLAIPQDRRMKNLNMEQLPPPLMELAKTIGASEKTITRLFLHETGMSYQAWRQQWRFIKAVELLAQGKTYSFITQELGLSSDSAFISFFRKMSGVTPKEYQHLADKK
- a CDS encoding succinate dehydrogenase iron-sulfur subunit, with protein sequence MKLEFSIYRYNPDVDNAPRMQDYTLEVPEGRDMMLLDALIQLKEKDPTLSFRRSCREGVCGSDGLNMNGKNGLACITPLSALIRGGKKIVIRPLPGLPVIRDLIIDMSQFYTQYEKIRPYLINDNKNPPARENLQSPAQREKLDGLYECILCACCSTSCPSFWWNPDKFIGPAGLLAAYRFLIDSRDTETDARLDDLNDAFSVFRCHSIMNCVNVCPKGLNPTKAIGHIKSMLLKHSA